AATAGAATCTGTAAAGGAAGACATTAACAAGAAGATGAACAGAAGAGAAGATACAGTTGATGTCTTTGATACAAAAGCCATACTTGAGGTGATCCTTGACACCTTCGGCAAAATTTCTGCGTTCACAACCGCAATAGGTGGTATTTCGCTCATAGTAGCCGGAGTTTCAATCTTTAACGTACAGATGATGTCAGTTACAGAGAGAATAAAAGAGATAGGCATTATCAGAAGTATAGGTACAAGAAGAAGGGAGGTAATGAAGACATTCCTCTATGAAGCCCTGATTCTTGGCTTTTTAGGGTCGGGGATAGGTGCCGTATTCAGTTTCGCAGGCGGTTACCTTGCAATTCTGGTTATGCTTCAGGAAACTTCATATCTCTACGATCCCGGAACCCTGATATACATTCCGTTCGGGATGGCATTCGGAATAGGGACAAGCCTTATATCAGGACTTTATCCGGCATGGAAGGCAGCAAACTTAAACCCGATTGAAGCACTCAGGTTTGAGTGAATGCGGAGATATTCATAAATTCTCAATACATTTTTCCGGGCATAAAATATTCGGCAGATAATAAGAGGCACCTAATGGCAGGGTAAAAATACAAATTCCCGGAAAAACAGCTTATCACCCGAAAATTCTCCAGGATCCCGGAGGTATTTTAATTACGAATTTTGCACCCTCACCAAATATCCCGGATTCTTCAATGGAGGTGTCTGTAAGTGAGAGAATCTCCTTTGCCAGAAATAAACCAAGCCCGGTATTTTCACCAAAACTTCTGAGGAATATATCTGATTTATTATCATCCCAGACGCCCTTCCCGTTATCCTCAACCGTAATAACGCCTGTGCCCCCTTCATCAGAAAATGATACTTTAATCAAGTCCATCTTATCACCCCCATGACAGACTGAATTCATGAAAAGGTTGTAAAAGACCTTCTCAATCATACGGTCTGAGAAGACCTCAAGACGGCCTTTAATATTCTCAACCTTAACACAGCTGAGATTGGGATTTTCTTTCTGCTTATCTACAATATGATCAATTCTGTACCATTTGGGCGCAGAAGAACCAAGATTCTGATAATCACGGGTAAAAACCGCCAGATTCTTAATCTGTTCGGTAAGGAGCATCATCATTTCAAGATCATCCTTTGCAGATTCGGATATCTCCTCTTCAGAGAGCATATCTTCATAGATGTCAAGTGCAGTGATGCAGTTTAAAATATCATGCCTTGTTATCTCGGAGAGAAGTTTCATCTTATGATTCGCTTTCTTAAGTGCCTCTTCAATACTGATACTCTCCGTAATATCATTCGCAGTCAGAAGATATGATGCAGAACCGTCATCATCCCTCTGCGGAGTAAACCGGACGTGAAAGATTTTCTCATGCCCGTCAGAGAATACGGAATAATTTCCTTCCACCAGTTTGCCGGAATTTACACAGCGGGAATACATATCCTGAAGCTCATTCAGGTTACCCGGAATTTCAGAATTTATAAGACTGTGACCTTCAAGCTCCCCCGGAGTAAACCCGAGAATCTCCGAAGCAAAATTATTGATGAAAAGAATTTTATGGTCCTCCCCAAGAACAACAACCGCCTGATCAGAAGCATCCGAGAGTATCCTGTACCTCTCCTCATTTCTCCGGTTAATCTCTTCGGCTTTCTTCTGCTCAGTGACATCCACAAGTGAACCGGCAAGGAGAAATGGGTATCCATCCTGATCAGAGACATTCCGAATTGAATCCCTCACCCAGCAGAGGCCACCGGATTTTGTAGTAATACGGTAATCCCTTACAGTACTGAATCCAGGAACCGTACGAAGTTCTTCATCACGGTGAATAATCACATCCAAATCCTCCGGAAGAACCAACCGGTCCCATGAAACAGCTCCGGATATAAAATCCTCCTCAGAATAACCGGTAATCTTCTCAACAGCGCCCCTGAAGAAAACCGGTTTCCTGTTAATAGCTGACAGATATGCAATGCCCTGAAAACCGGAGAAATATTTTTCATAACTGAAGATATTATTCTGTAGCAGTTTTTCCTGTGCTTTTAAAAGTGAGATATCCTGCCCGAAAGCGAATATAAACTCCTTGCCCTTATATACAAATATGGAAAACGAGATTAAAAAAGGAATTTTAAGACCATTACAGACATTAACAGATATTTCAAGACTAACACTCTCTTTTTTCCTCAGGTCACTCAAAAAATCACCCCAGTTACCGGGAGTAATCTCGTTATAGAATTCAGAGATATTATGACCGGCTATCTCTTTACCAGAGTATCCTGTGAGTTTACAGGCCGCATCATTGGCATCAATAATTGTACCGTCTGTACTGATCCATCCCATAGGATCTGAAGTAAACCGAAGTGAAACCCTCGCCTTTTCAAGTTCCCACCCAGTCTTATCCTCCTCACTGATATTCCTGAATATGCAGTGATTACCCTTAAAAGAGCCGTCAGGATAATGATCTATGCACCCGTCAAATGATACAGAAATCAGTTCTCCGGTTTTACTGACCATCATAAACCTGACATCATGGACCTCACCTTCTCTTTTAAATTCCAAGAAATTTCGTACAAAAAAATCCCGGCAGTCAGGAGATACGAAATCCCCAAACCATTTCCCCAGAACCTCAGCCTTACTGTAGCCCAGAGCCTCAGTCCACTTCAGGTTGACATCGATGAAATTCCCGTTCTCATCAAGCGACTGATAGGGTAGGGGTGCACGATGGAAGAAATTCCTGTAGTTTTCAAGGTTCCTGAAGCATTCTACTCCGTCAGAATGTTTACTGACAAGGTGAAAGATCAGATTATATGTAAATTCACTGCCGCACTCATTTTTAGGTAGATAAACAACACCATTATGGTCATTTACATTAACCGGGAGCATATAATCTGAATCAGTGCAGATATATACCGGGTCAGAGAATATACCGGACAGTGAACCATTATAATTATACTCTTTCTCCGGAAAATAACCGTTTGAGAATACTGCAACAATATTTTCCGGGCTGTTTTCCCGGATTAAATCTTCAAAAGAGCTATGGTCCTCAAAAAACCTGAATTCAAAACCACAATTTTCCGCAATTTTCTTCCCGACAGACACAACCGCAGAATCCGTGTCACCCAGTGCACAGATATAATTTTTAAATTTAGCCCCCATAATCAGAAAAGTTATCTGACCACATATATTATTATGCCTTTCGTTCCTGAGACGCAATGAAATAAATTAAACATCCTTACTTTATCTAAAAAAAAGTAAATCAGATAAAAATGTCTGAAGATTCAGATTCAACGAGAAAAAGGAAATCATTCAGTTCATTCACGGAATTTTCGATGCATTTACCATTCAGATTAAAGAAATAATATTTCCCCTTTACAGAAAAGAGCAGAAACTCAGGTCTGACATCTGCATGAATGAAGGAATTTCCGGAAATCACCTGACTGCTGACAAGAGGGACTATTCTTACACCATCTGCCAGAAGAGATTTCCCGGAAGTTTTTTTTGAACTGATTTTAACTGAACCTGCCATTTATCACACCTTCACATTCACACGGGATTATTCATTCCTTTTAAGGAAGATTCAGCACCTCTGCCCTCTGAAATACCATCCTTAGTACCTGAGGACTTATCCTTCGCATCAGTCTTCTTTCCGGCAAGGCCTGCCCCCCTTAACCTCCTGTAGGTCTTTAATGCAAAGAAGAGTATTCTGTAAATTCCGCAGACCCTAACCCTTCCGTCACAGTAAACCTCAAATGCCGGTCTGTCAAACCGTGAATAAGCATTTAAAGAGAGACCTCTGCATGAATACAGAAAACCACTGACTGCCATCAGATATCCGTACACCTTCCCGGTCAGAACCGGATCGTCAAGACCGACTGTGATATCGGTATGCAGACTGTCAAACTTAATTAAACGGAGAAGAGAAGAGAACTCCTCTGTCAGGAAATTATCTTTTGCAAAACAGATGATCTTTAAGAGATCTTTTTTATCCCCGACAGTTAAATCTTCTGATTCCACGGATTTGGAATCTTTCTGCTCTTCATCTCCGGAATTATTCTTATTAAGTTCATCTACAGGCTTTCTGAATACCTTAAACCCATATAACCTGACTGTAAGAAAACCATCCTTCACATCACCGGAAACAGAAGCAATACCCCAGCGGAATTCAAAAACAACCCCACATTTAAATGGATAACCACCTTTAAGCCCGATATGCACAGGAAAAATAAAAATATGCAGAACCGCAGTTAAAAGGACCAGCAGCAGAAAAAGAAAAATGATCTGTAGAATCATTGTTTTGGAGGTTTAACAGTCTGCATCAGAAATTTTCCGGAGAATTAATCCTCCGGATTTCCTTCTGCCTTCTCTTCCATTTCTTCCTTTCCCATCTCTTTTTTTATGATTTCAACAACTTTGGGAAGGACATCCTCGCCTACTGCGGTAATAGCCTCGGTGATAGGGCCGGGTTTTCTCACCGGAACAACTCTTATTCCTTCAGGGCCGCTGACATTCTTCTCAATGACTATCAGTGCGACAGGCGACACACCTCCGCCTGCACCGGTACCGGCACCACCATTACCTTCACTGCCGCCCGCACCGGCACCAAATCCAAACCCGAATCCTGCAACAGGGACAACAATCCGGTCCCCCATCTCAACAGGGTCTCCCATAACGGTGCCTGCGTTTACAAGACGGTCGATTTCAGCAAGAGCTTTTTCAAATAAATTATCTGCATCCATATTTTAATACCTCATATCTGTTGTTATTGAGTAATAACTGTAATAATATAAAAAATAAAGGGTTGCTTTAATTCCCGGCACAGAACCTGCATAAATCAGCTGTCTGATATCTCTCTGATTACAAAAATCCGCCATTTATTATCCCACATAGTAACTGTTGTCCAGAAGGCCTCCTTTCTGATCTCCCTGTCAAATCCTGTATCATAAAAACTGTATTCAAAAATACCTGACCAGTCTTCAGATAAGGATCTGGCAAAGCTTAATATCTCAGGATAGTCCTCATATAGCGAATTGTCAAAAGTCTCTTTGCCAACTTCCTCAGGGTCCGGATCATACAGTATAAGCCCGCCGGGTTCTGTCACCATTGACGAAAGACCTGAAGTATTCATGATATCTTCCGCACTATCTTTAATGAGTTCACAGGGAACGAATGTCAGGCTTACAAATCCGCTGTATATGCCTTCTGAATCAAATACAGGATAATAAAGTGCAGAGGCAGAAGTGCCGTCATGAAGCACGAAATTATCTGTCAGCATCGGCACCCTCCTCTCAGTCTGTTTCCTCACACTCTCCTGTGAGAGAAGGTTCATACCGGAAATATTCCCGGATGCATTGGAATTATTGAACCTCACAGTTCCGGAACTGTCGATATAGATGACTGTATAAACAGCAGAATTTTCTGCCATGACTTCATCAAAGAGTTCTGTTACGGTATTCTCATCCGGACCGCCCCCCGTAACAGCAGCACTGCATCCTGCCGTAATCCTGCCAAGATGATGAAGGGCATTGCTGACTCCCCCCTGAAAAACAATCAGTTCTGAGAGAGCAGTGTTCCGGTCAGCAATATCACCCGGACATCCCTCACCGGAATTAATACATCCGCACGTTACAATGACACCGAAAACGGCAGCAGTTGCAACTGCAAAGACCAGCAGATTCATCAGATTCCCCATTAATGAAAATTAGTCCGGCTGATATATCATAATTATCATTTAAGATTTTCTGAACACAACGATCCGGTTTGTATTTGTGCCCCTCTTCTTATTGCTCACCCCCCATATATTTGAAGTCTTGGTAAAGTTCTGCTCATTTATCAGAACTCCTGCACACTCTAATCCGGCAGTAATCCCGGCAGGGACAATGTAATCATCAAGACGGATTTTTCCGTTCCTGACCTCGCCGACTTCAAAGGCAACCCAGCCACCAGGTTTTGTAATCCGGAAGAGTTCATGAAATACATCCTGCATACAGGATGCCCATTCTGCGGCAGTCCGTGCCATTGTGATCTCCCTGCCTATAGCCTCTGCATCAAGGGAATTAAACCAGCACCTAAGCCAGTTGTCATCACGGTAATTTACAATGTCAAGAAAAGGCGGCGATGTCACTGTCAGGCTGATGCTCCCATCTTCAATAAGTCTGGTTTTTGCAGCATCTGCATTCAGAAACACTGCATTATCCCCCGCTGATGTCAGGAAGGAAAGCTTATCTTTATCAATATCCTTCAGGAGAGAAACGCTCTTCTTTATTATCAGTTTCCTCGTATCCCTGTATTCCGGAGACTGACCCCTCTTTTCATTAATTATAACCTGTCTCTCCGGCAGAACTGCCTGATTGGGGGGGAGAGTATATACAGAGAAAAAACCGGGAGAATGACCGGTAAGGCGGTTTGTTGCCACCATCCTTATCCACCGGTCAGTGTGATCCTCATCTCCGGAATTTTTCCTTCCGTCAAGGTAACTTTTCAGTGACATAATCTCAGACGCTGTCTTTTCATCATAAAACATCGAGAGATCAATATCAGGTGAGAGGCTGTAGTCATAAGGTATTGAATCCACCCTCTCTTTTATCTCAGACACAGAAGGAGGATAAAGTCTCGGTTCACAGATTAACCTGCTTAAAGGACTGATATCATTTGAGACAACATTCCTTCCGAGAAGTGCTGCCTCTATTATGGTAGTGCCCCGCCCTGTAAAGGGATCATACACCCGCTCACCCATATCTGTCAGGAGATTTATGAAAAAACCGGGAAGCTGCGGCTTAAAGCATGCCCGGTATGATATTTCATGCAGTCTTGACGCTGCCCTCTGCCTGGAAGTCCAGAATTCGTTTGTGTAAACCGGAATTTCAGCATTCACAGCTGAAGAAGTGACAACTGTGCTGCGAACCTCTTCTTCTGCTGCATCTTCGCAGATTGTCAGCTTCTGACCTCTCCTGCAAACGCTGCTCTCATCTTCTGTGAAGGCAAAATCCAGGATATATTCACGGAACTCAGCGGCTGAATTAATTAAAGGCATTCTGCAATAGTATTGCACTGCACATAAAATCATTATAACCGGAATCTTCCGAAATTAAAGCACAACAATGTATAAATATGTACTCCACCATATAACATAGTATGAAGTCACGCATTATCCTTGATGAGGATGAGATACCAAAACAATGGTACAACATCCAGGCAGATATGCCAAATCTCCCAAAACCTCCGATAAATCCGGCAACGATGAAGCCGGTCGGCCCGGATGACTTAAAGCCGATCTTTGCAGATGAGCTTATCAGGCAGGAGATGAGCACAAAAAAGTACATCGACATTCCCGATGAAGTCAGGGAGATCCTCACCCAGTACAGGCCAAGCCCGCTCTACCGTGCAAAAAGGCTTGAGGAGAAACTGAAGACAACGGCAAAGATATACTTCAAATATGAAGGATTAAGCCCTCCAGGATCACATAAAGCCAACACCGCCATAGCACAGGTCTATTACAATGCAAAGCAGGGCATTGAGAGGATTGCAACCGAAACAGGTGCAGGACAGTGGGGATCTTCGCTTGCATATGCAACGCAGATCTTCGGCCTTGAGTGTATGGTCTATATGGTCAGGGGCAGCTACGACCAGAAACCTTACAGAAAGATAATGATGGAGACCTGGGGGGCACAGTGCTACCCAAGCCCGACAGATATGACCGATGCCGGAAGGGCAGTGCTGAAGAAGAATCCGGATACGGCCGGAAGTCTGGGCATTGCCATTTCTGAGGCGGTTGAAGACGCGGCAAAGCACGAAAATACCAACTATGCACTTGGTTCGGTCTTAAACCATGTCTGCCTTCACCAGACTGTCATCGGACAGGAGACGCAGAAACAGCTTGAAATTGCGGAAGAGAAGGCCGATGTGGTGATCGCCTGTGCAGGCGGCGGGTCGAACTTTGCCGGAATTGCATTTCCTTTCATAAGAGATCAGATCTCCGGCAAAGACAGGGATACCGAAATCGTCGCAGTTGAGCCGTCTGCATGCCCAACCCTTACAAAAGGGCTTTACGCCTATGACTTCGGTGATGTGGCAGGGCTTACACCTATAATGATGATGTACACCCTGGGCCATGCCTTTATCCCACCGGCAATCCATTCAGGCGGCCTCAGGTACCACGGGATGGCACCGCTGGTATCAAAACTTCATGCAGACGGATACATAAACGCAGTATCATACCACCAGAATGAGGTATTTGAATCAGCAGTTATGTTTGCAGGATGCGAAGGGATAATCCCTGCACCGGAATCCGCACATGCCATAAAAGCAGCCGTCGACAAAGCTCTTGAGTGCAGAAAGACAGGGGAGGAGAAGACAATAGTCTTTAACCTGAGCGGGCACGGCCACTTTGATCTCTCATCATACCAGGCATTCCTCTCAGGAAAACTTCAGGATTATGAATACCCTGCCGATCTTATCAGGGAGTCACTCGCGGATCTGCCAAAGGTAGAGGTCTGAAAACCGGAATGATAACACCGGAAAGCAGAAGAGAATAATGAGAAAGATCGGATTTATCATAAACCCTGTCGCCGGGATGGGCGGCAGGGTGGCACTAAAAGGCACAGACGGAATGGCAGATAGAGCGTTAAGTCTTGGTGCAGAACCGGTCTCGCATAAACGTGCAGAGGCCTTCATAAAGGCCCTGAAAACCCACAGCCCCGGAAGAGAAGAGACAGAATTCCTGACTGCCGGAGGTGATATGGGAGAGAATACACTCAGAATAAACGGAATTCATAACATCAGAACTGTATACACACCGGAGAAGAATACCACTGCAAAAGATACAAAAGAGGCTTGCAGGCAGTTTAAGAAGGAAGGGGCAGACCTGATAGTATTCTGCGGAGGAGACGGCACTGCAAGGGATATCATCTCCATTACAGGAGAGGAGGTGCCTGTTCTTGGGATACCTTCAGGAGTGAAGATGTACTCCGGAATTTTTGCCCGGAGTCCGGCTGCCGCTGCAAATATCATCAGCAGCCCTGAAAAAACGGCTTACATATCAACAGAAGTCCTTGACATTGACGAGGACAAATACCGGGCAGGAAAGTTGGAACTTAAACTATTCGGAACCGCAAAAACACCCGGGATTCCTGCAATGAATCAGACTTCAAAGATAACGTCTTCCGGGAACGAAACAGAAGCACAAAACGAGATTGCAGAATTTTTAACCTCACTGTTAAGCAGAAATACGCTCTGCCTGATAGGCGCCGGTTCGACTGCCAAATCCCTGTGCAATCATGCTGAAGGTGAATGCACCCTTCTTGGAGTTGATGCCGTGTATGAAGGTCAGATAATCAGAAAAGACCTCTCGGAGAAGGATATCCTTGAGATGCTCGGCAAATACAGCAGAAGTAAGATTATCATAAGTCCCATAGGAGCGCAGGGCTTTATTTTCGGGAGGGGAAACCAGCAGTTCTCTCCGGAAGTGCTTAAGAAAGCAGGGAGCAGAAACGTAATTGTCATCGCAACGGCGGCAAAACTTGAGATGACACCAAAACTTTACATTGACACCGGAGACTCTTCTGTTGACGAAAGTTTTGGAGACAGTATTCAGGTGATATGCGGATATGCGGTTGCAAGAAGAATGCCCCTTATTCACTCATAAACCGCTGCTGTCTGCTTACAAAGTGAATCTCCCGTAAAAAGATAAAAAGACAGATTCAATAATATAAAGATGAGATGTTAATATAATGTCGGAATCAAAAATAGAAATATCCGGTAAAGAGATAGAATGCTTTGAGATACCGCTTGGAGATGTAAATCTCGTATTTGCAAAAACAGATGATGGGCTTATAGGGTGCGGCGCCTTTGATGTCATTGCACTTGAAAAGTTCTCATATGCGGCAGCAAAGGTGAGACCTTCAGGAAATTCAGTTAAAGATGTAGAAGACCTCTTAAACGGAGAGATTGCCCTTGCAAACAGATTTGCAAAGGATAAAGGCATAACTGAAGGGATGTCCGGAAGAGAAGCCATCGAAAAACTGATCTGAAAATATTCCTTCCGGAAGTACTGCCAATCTTTCGGAGAGAATAAAAAAATCCACAAAATAAACTTTTTTTAAACTGAAACAATTCACAAATTAAGAATCCGTTGTCATTCCGCCACACATTATTTACGTTTCTTCCGGACAGTTCTTGTCCAGACGGAAACTGAATCCGGAATTATTCAGATTACAGGATTATATGAAGACCGACCGGGAAAAATCTAATATAAATACCAGCATATTACAGACTGTCCGGAAATTTCAGAAAATATTTCGGACAACGTATAATACCGCCAAAAAAAATACCTCCAGCAACGGGTATTGCAGATTATATTGAAAATATAACTGTTAAAACAGGAGAGATGGATCTTCTGACCTCTAAATACCACTTCCGGAATATAAGGAAATATGATAAAAATGCCTGAGAAACTGAAAAAAAGCGAACTTAAAGTTACCGGAATGCACTGTGCAGCCTGTGCTGTAAATCTTAAAAAGGCGCTGAACGGTCTTGAAGGAGTCAGTGAGGCAGATGTCAGCATAGGCACAGAGAGTGCAGTTATCTCATTTGATCCCGAAAAGACGGACATAAACAAGATTAATGAAACAGTAAAGAGGTCAGGATACGGCCTTTTAGAAGATGAGATTAAGATTAAAATCGGTGGTATGCACTGTGCAGCGTGCTCTGCGGCAGTGAAAGAGTCACTGATGAAAACAGAAGGCGTTACATCTGCGGATGTAAACCTTCTGGACAACTCCGCCTATGTTAAATTCATACCCGGCGCAGCGGGAGAAGAAAATTTCAAATCTGCGGTTGAAAGAGCCGGATTTGCATACGAAGGACCTGAAGAGGAGAGAAGGCCCGACATTGAAGAGGTCCTGTTTAAAAAAGAGCAGAAAGAGAGACTACTAAGGGTATTTACCGGAATCGGAACCGCTATCCTGATAATGGCTCTGATGTACCTTCCTGCTGAATATCCTCTGCCCCTGAAATATATACTCTTTGTAATCGCAACACCGGTCTTCATATATCTCTCGGTTCCCATATTCAGGGCGGCATTCTCCGGGCTTAGGAACCGGAATCTCAATATGGACGTCATGTATGCCCTCGGAATAGGTGTCTCCTATGCAGCATCATTTCTCGGGACATTCGGAATTCTTCTGAATACCGAATACCTCTTTTATGAAACACCGCTTATGCTCGCCGGATTTCTGACCCTTGGCCGATACCTTGAAGCAGGTGCAAAGGGAAAGACCGGAACGGCAATAAAGAAGCTCATCAGTCTGAGGCCGGAATCCGCCTTTGTAAAAAAGAATGATCATTTTGAGGAAATTCCGGTTGAATCGGTCATATCCGGAGATCTGGTTATGATTAAGCCGGGAAGCAGGATTCCCGTTGACGGCACTGTCCTTTCAGGTGAGGCATACGTG
The sequence above is a segment of the Methanoplanus limicola DSM 2279 genome. Coding sequences within it:
- a CDS encoding PAS domain-containing protein produces the protein MGAKFKNYICALGDTDSAVVSVGKKIAENCGFEFRFFEDHSSFEDLIRENSPENIVAVFSNGYFPEKEYNYNGSLSGIFSDPVYICTDSDYMLPVNVNDHNGVVYLPKNECGSEFTYNLIFHLVSKHSDGVECFRNLENYRNFFHRAPLPYQSLDENGNFIDVNLKWTEALGYSKAEVLGKWFGDFVSPDCRDFFVRNFLEFKREGEVHDVRFMMVSKTGELISVSFDGCIDHYPDGSFKGNHCIFRNISEEDKTGWELEKARVSLRFTSDPMGWISTDGTIIDANDAACKLTGYSGKEIAGHNISEFYNEITPGNWGDFLSDLRKKESVSLEISVNVCNGLKIPFLISFSIFVYKGKEFIFAFGQDISLLKAQEKLLQNNIFSYEKYFSGFQGIAYLSAINRKPVFFRGAVEKITGYSEEDFISGAVSWDRLVLPEDLDVIIHRDEELRTVPGFSTVRDYRITTKSGGLCWVRDSIRNVSDQDGYPFLLAGSLVDVTEQKKAEEINRRNEERYRILSDASDQAVVVLGEDHKILFINNFASEILGFTPGELEGHSLINSEIPGNLNELQDMYSRCVNSGKLVEGNYSVFSDGHEKIFHVRFTPQRDDDGSASYLLTANDITESISIEEALKKANHKMKLLSEITRHDILNCITALDIYEDMLSEEEISESAKDDLEMMMLLTEQIKNLAVFTRDYQNLGSSAPKWYRIDHIVDKQKENPNLSCVKVENIKGRLEVFSDRMIEKVFYNLFMNSVCHGGDKMDLIKVSFSDEGGTGVITVEDNGKGVWDDNKSDIFLRSFGENTGLGLFLAKEILSLTDTSIEESGIFGEGAKFVIKIPPGSWRIFG
- a CDS encoding DUF2953 domain-containing protein, producing MILQIIFLFLLLVLLTAVLHIFIFPVHIGLKGGYPFKCGVVFEFRWGIASVSGDVKDGFLTVRLYGFKVFRKPVDELNKNNSGDEEQKDSKSVESEDLTVGDKKDLLKIICFAKDNFLTEEFSSLLRLIKFDSLHTDITVGLDDPVLTGKVYGYLMAVSGFLYSCRGLSLNAYSRFDRPAFEVYCDGRVRVCGIYRILFFALKTYRRLRGAGLAGKKTDAKDKSSGTKDGISEGRGAESSLKGMNNPV
- a CDS encoding GerW family sporulation protein, with translation MDADNLFEKALAEIDRLVNAGTVMGDPVEMGDRIVVPVAGFGFGFGAGAGGSEGNGGAGTGAGGGVSPVALIVIEKNVSGPEGIRVVPVRKPGPITEAITAVGEDVLPKVVEIIKKEMGKEEMEEKAEGNPED
- a CDS encoding cache domain-containing protein, which gives rise to MGNLMNLLVFAVATAAVFGVIVTCGCINSGEGCPGDIADRNTALSELIVFQGGVSNALHHLGRITAGCSAAVTGGGPDENTVTELFDEVMAENSAVYTVIYIDSSGTVRFNNSNASGNISGMNLLSQESVRKQTERRVPMLTDNFVLHDGTSASALYYPVFDSEGIYSGFVSLTFVPCELIKDSAEDIMNTSGLSSMVTEPGGLILYDPDPEEVGKETFDNSLYEDYPEILSFARSLSEDWSGIFEYSFYDTGFDREIRKEAFWTTVTMWDNKWRIFVIREISDS
- a CDS encoding DNA methyltransferase, which codes for MPLINSAAEFREYILDFAFTEDESSVCRRGQKLTICEDAAEEEVRSTVVTSSAVNAEIPVYTNEFWTSRQRAASRLHEISYRACFKPQLPGFFINLLTDMGERVYDPFTGRGTTIIEAALLGRNVVSNDISPLSRLICEPRLYPPSVSEIKERVDSIPYDYSLSPDIDLSMFYDEKTASEIMSLKSYLDGRKNSGDEDHTDRWIRMVATNRLTGHSPGFFSVYTLPPNQAVLPERQVIINEKRGQSPEYRDTRKLIIKKSVSLLKDIDKDKLSFLTSAGDNAVFLNADAAKTRLIEDGSISLTVTSPPFLDIVNYRDDNWLRCWFNSLDAEAIGREITMARTAAEWASCMQDVFHELFRITKPGGWVAFEVGEVRNGKIRLDDYIVPAGITAGLECAGVLINEQNFTKTSNIWGVSNKKRGTNTNRIVVFRKS
- a CDS encoding TrpB-like pyridoxal phosphate-dependent enzyme; amino-acid sequence: MKSRIILDEDEIPKQWYNIQADMPNLPKPPINPATMKPVGPDDLKPIFADELIRQEMSTKKYIDIPDEVREILTQYRPSPLYRAKRLEEKLKTTAKIYFKYEGLSPPGSHKANTAIAQVYYNAKQGIERIATETGAGQWGSSLAYATQIFGLECMVYMVRGSYDQKPYRKIMMETWGAQCYPSPTDMTDAGRAVLKKNPDTAGSLGIAISEAVEDAAKHENTNYALGSVLNHVCLHQTVIGQETQKQLEIAEEKADVVIACAGGGSNFAGIAFPFIRDQISGKDRDTEIVAVEPSACPTLTKGLYAYDFGDVAGLTPIMMMYTLGHAFIPPAIHSGGLRYHGMAPLVSKLHADGYINAVSYHQNEVFESAVMFAGCEGIIPAPESAHAIKAAVDKALECRKTGEEKTIVFNLSGHGHFDLSSYQAFLSGKLQDYEYPADLIRESLADLPKVEV
- a CDS encoding ATP-NAD kinase family protein, yielding MRKIGFIINPVAGMGGRVALKGTDGMADRALSLGAEPVSHKRAEAFIKALKTHSPGREETEFLTAGGDMGENTLRINGIHNIRTVYTPEKNTTAKDTKEACRQFKKEGADLIVFCGGDGTARDIISITGEEVPVLGIPSGVKMYSGIFARSPAAAANIISSPEKTAYISTEVLDIDEDKYRAGKLELKLFGTAKTPGIPAMNQTSKITSSGNETEAQNEIAEFLTSLLSRNTLCLIGAGSTAKSLCNHAEGECTLLGVDAVYEGQIIRKDLSEKDILEMLGKYSRSKIIISPIGAQGFIFGRGNQQFSPEVLKKAGSRNVIVIATAAKLEMTPKLYIDTGDSSVDESFGDSIQVICGYAVARRMPLIHS
- a CDS encoding YunC family protein, translated to MSESKIEISGKEIECFEIPLGDVNLVFAKTDDGLIGCGAFDVIALEKFSYAAAKVRPSGNSVKDVEDLLNGEIALANRFAKDKGITEGMSGREAIEKLI